A window from Montipora capricornis isolate CH-2021 chromosome 7, ASM3666992v2, whole genome shotgun sequence encodes these proteins:
- the LOC138055526 gene encoding uncharacterized protein: MHSKVIDILAINESRLSSSISNGEVSIPGYILERNDRNRDGGGVALYIRNTINYELLHDYDDDRLEWLGIKVNKFMTKPFIFGTWYRPPDANAEILMAFESLIDRIEMLGLEVNIIGDFNCNVGATLLESHTKKLLDICNLYQYHQLIPEPTRITEKTASTIDLFITNNNDLFTQSGVCHIGISDHSLIFAVRKFSLPKRSPLIVQSRQFRNFDGDLFRTDLSLVPWHLFDYELNPNSAWEMWSNMFLKICDFHAPKRSRKIRNNHAPWLTPELKKLMFQRDKLKRVANINKTEANWDSYKSARNNVNISIKKAKAEYYERYFEENMGDMRKTWKGINMIMGRSSRATEISNIIVDDSCCTDPNDISNALNAHFTKIGPTLANSIPETGNSFEDFINPSISSFSLTETNVGVVHRLIKSLALNKATGLDGISSRLLREAADIVVPSLTNIINFSIRSGVFPDKWKVAKVLPVYKDDIKSEASNY; this comes from the coding sequence ATGCATTCAAAAGTCATTGATATTCTTGCAATTAATGAATCCCGCCTTAGTAGCTCAATCTCAAATGGTGAAGTTTCCATTCCAGGCTATATCCTGGAAAGAAATGACCGAAACAGGGATGGTGGTGGGGTTGCTCTGTATATAAGAAATACAATAAATTATGAGCTTCTgcatgattatgatgatgataggCTTGAATGGCTAGGTATCAAAGTAAATAAATTCATGACTAAGCCTTTTATTTTTGGGACCTGGTATAGGCCCCCTGATGCTAATGCTGAAATATTGATGGCTTTTGAATCACTTATTGACCGTATTGAGATGTTAGGGCTAGAAGTGAATATAATAGGTGATTTCAATTGTAATGTGGGTGCCACTCTCTTGGAATCacatacaaaaaaattattggataTTTGCAATCTCTACCAATATCATCAATTAATTCCCGAGCCCACTCGTATTACAGAAAAAACAGCCAGTACAATTGATTTGTTTAttacaaataataatgatttatttACGCAGTCTGGCGTTTGTCACATTGGCATTAGCGACCATTCTCTAATTTTTGCTGTTCGTAAATTCAGTTTGCCAAAACGATCTCCACTGATTGTACAGAGCAGACAATTCAGAAATTTTGATGGAGATCTGTTTCGTACTGATCTCAGTCTGGTCCCATGGCACCTTTTTGACTATGAACTTAATCCAAACAGTGCATGGGAGATGTGGTCCAATATGTTTCTTAAAATCTGTGATTTTCATGCCCCAAAGAGGAGCAGAAAGATTAGAAATAACCATGCCCCCTGGCTAACCCCTGAACTAAAGAAGCTGATGTTCCAAAGGGATAAACTTAAAAGGGTGGCTAATATAAATAAAACCGAAGCTAATTGGGACAGTTATAAATCTGCACgtaataatgtaaatattagtatAAAGAAGGCTAAAGCTGAGTATTATGAGCGTTACTTTGAAGAAAATATGGGTGACATGAGAAAAACATGGAAAGGTATTAACATGATTATGGGACGAAGCTCTCGTGCTACAGAGATCAGTAATATTATAGTAGATGACTCGTGTTGTACAGACCCAAATGACATTAGTAACGCTCTTAATGCTCATTTTACGAAGATTGGCCCGACACTAGCAAACAGCATACCTGAAACTGGTAATAGCTTTGAGGATTTTATAAATCCATCAATATCTAGCTTCTCTCTTACAGAAACAAATGTAGGAGTAGTCCATCGATTGATTAAGTCATTAGCTCTTAATAAGGCTACAGGCCTTGATGGAATATCTAGTAGGTTATTAAGGGAGGCGGCAGATATTGTAGTGCCCTCTTTAACCAATATTATAAATTTTTCAATAAGGAGTGGAGTGTTCCCAGATAAATGGAAAGTAGCAAAAGTGCTACCAGTTTATAAAGATGATATTAAATCTGAAGCAAGTAACTATTGA